One window of Pyxicephalus adspersus chromosome 4, UCB_Pads_2.0, whole genome shotgun sequence genomic DNA carries:
- the LOC140329861 gene encoding kinesin-like protein KIF28P gives MWSKSKFINRKFLMEELYQRFLDGDINFDQKSDPFWDPVEVIHLGSSHIWLQSLAYYMKLEEQTEVLDSEGAEEAILMINITPCSSCGRPLSEEDIVIDPLELLGRNIVFQIHIQQCLGVRWLKEATARGIQLGYYFYDVPQPLYTRPVWKSVNPVIDHKLQFVAFNVSNELLNYLQKNALVVDLWGLQEPN, from the exons ATGTGGTCAAAATCCAAGTTCATCAACAGGAAGTTTCTGATGGAGGAGCTTTATCAGAGATTTCTGGATGGCGATATCAACTTTGACCAGAAAAGTGATCCATTCTGGGACCCAGTGGAGGTTATACATTTAGGATCATCACACATCTGGCTTCAGTCTCTAGCTTATTATATGAAGCTGGAGGAACAGACAGAAGTTCTGGATTCTGAAGGGGCAGAGGAAGCCATTCTCATGATAAATATTACCCCCTGCTCCAGCTGTGGAAG ACCATTAAGTGAAGAAGACATTGTTATTGATCCTTTGGAATTGCTGGGAAGGAACATAGTTTTCCAAATTCATATTCAACAATGTCTAGGGGTCCGATGGCTGAAGGAAGCCACAGCCAGAGGAATTCAGCTTGG ctactaCTTCTATGATGTTCCACAGCCGCTGTATACAAGGCCGGTTTGGAAATCAGTTAATCCTGTGATTGATCACAAATTACAGTTTGTTGCCTTCAATGTGTCTAATGAACTTCTTAACTACctgcagaaaaatgcattggTTGTAGATCTCTGGGGCCTTCAAG AACCAAATTAA
- the PDCD2 gene encoding programmed cell death protein 2, whose product MAASVTVVELGFVQEVEPWRLRSPQFPSKTGGRPAWLAEAGVPGPEALQCGLCGKPLAFLLQVYAPCTGSFHRTIFIFCCRDPQCHQVAENRCFKVFRSQLPRKNDTYSYGPPPDSPPPTSEDFISFQLKCGLSLCRVCSCLAPKTCSKCHKVNYCSKLHQLMDWKLQHKQLCSESFDVQSVPVPDHGFLFPEYEIVTEPEETASDDDGTGMDLDTLTSEDISSCIESPMDNLKLDENELSAMAKQETKEDKAFNSFKKRISSEPEQVLRYCKGGEPLWLSLQHVPEKDDIPKCACGAERLFEFQVMPQLLNHLKVDSLEESIDWGVLAVYTCSANCNAEKHYVEEFLWKQDVPSNAI is encoded by the exons ATGGCAGCCTCTGTTACAGTCGTTGAACTCGGTTTCGTACAGGAGGTTGAGCCGTGGCGCCTTCGTAGCCCGCAGTTTCCCAGTAAGACCGGAGGCCGCCCTGCCTGGTTGGCTGAGGCGGGGGTCCCAGGCCCCGAGGCGTTGCAATGCGGGCTGTGCGGGAAGCCCCTGGCCTTCCTATTGCAGGTATATGCACCGTGTACGGGCAGCTTCCACCGGACAATCTTCATCTTCTGCTGCCGGGATCCCCAGTGTCATCAGGTGGCGGAGAACCGATGCTTTAAAG TGTTTCGGAGCCAGCTGCCCCGGAAAAATGATACTTATTCATATGGACCACCGCCTGATTCACCTCCACCCACAAGTGAAGACTTCATAAGCTTTCAGCTAAAGTGCGGCCTTAGTCTCTGCAGAGTATGCAGCTGCTTGGCACCAAAAACTTGCTCAAAATGTCATAAAGTCAATTATTGTAGCAAGTTACACCAGCTGATGGATTGGAAGCTGCAGCATAAACAGCTATGTAGCGAGTCATTTG ATGTGCAGAGTGTTCCAGTTCCCGATCATGGGTTCTTGTTTCCAGAATATGAAATTGTCACAGAACCAGAGGAGACAGCTTCTGATGATGACGGCACAGGAATGGATTTAGATACGCTGACATCAGAGGACATTTCCTCATGTATTG AATCACCCATGGATAATTTAAAATTGGATGAGAATGAATTGAGCGCTATGGCAAAACAGGAAACTAAAGAAGATAAAGCTTTTAATAGCTTCAAGAAACGGATTTCATCAGAACCTGAGCAG GTCCTAAGGTATTGTAAAGGTGGAGAACCTCTCTGGCTGTCACTCCAACATGTCCCAGAAAAGGATGACATTCCTAAATGTGCATGTGGAGCCGAAAGATTGTTTGAATTTCAG GTAATGCCACAGCTTTTGAACCACCTGAAAGTGGACAGTCTTGAAGAAAGCATTGATTGGGGTGTTCTTGCAGTATACACATGCTCTGCCAACTGCAATGCAGAGAAACATTATGTGGAAGAATTCCTGTGGAAACAAGATGTGCCTTCAAATgccatatga